AGCACGataatggtaaaaactatcacacggagaggctgatggtaaaaatgataaatggcaatcaaccaattAACTGTCTAGAATTTAAATGTactatgagtgatataaaactgGATATTTAAGCCCTGACTGGCATATATTTGCAGTATGGAAATTGAACCAATCCACTTTAATGCAAATAATTCTAACAGCTTTGTGCTTTTATTTTAAACCATATTCATTATTTAGGCCTGGGTATCACCAGAAATCATGTCATCAGCTATAACCAATGTGTTCAGCAGCCCAGATACTGACATCAGTAATGGAAGCATAGATGCTACACATGGAATATGCTCTAAAGATGCAAGGTACGTAGTCACACACCCACaaatcccccacacacacacacatccacatGCCATAACCAATGTGTTCAGCAGTACAGATACTGACATCAGTAATGGAAGCATAGATCCTATGAATGGAACAAACTCTACAGATGCCAGGTAGGTagtcacacccacacaccccctcaCAAACCCAATCATGTGCCATTATATACCTAATGTGGTCAACTCTCCAAATACTGACATCAGTGTGACATCTTTTAATGGTAGCATTAGATGCTATGAATGGAACAGGTTCTATAGATGCCAGGTAGGTAGTCATACACCTACATACACCCCCTCACATAGCCACCCACATGCTATTTAGTGtgcaccccacacacacaacaGGTTTTTCTGTGTGTTCTGTCGCTCACTTTCTCTCACGCACAATTTTGACTAATATACACACAATAATATTGCTTTTTGCTTAAGGTTGTACTacatacaccccttgataaatttgtgactatttttcagACCTGCCAACTCCCTCATTTGgagttttccaaagtgaaaatgagggacagtcctgctttctgaaaatttcagtgatggcaaatttaatgtaagaacagcagaaaatgatgcaaatttcactttaaaattttactAAAATAGTaatctctttagtctattgtgataaatttagacttgcaaaaccttccctgaattctgaaagtattacacacctcaagtctttgaatttgtcggtacctggtttgtgtacatgtacaaggttttggcctcaatgtcccaCATTCtaacttcggtaggttggcaggtctgatttttgcatttttctcaataaataataacacactgataacaaaagttatgtatattatattataggggcaaggaatatccagttactacactggaatttcagtgactcatgaCAAGCGGTATTAATTATAAGAAAAGAgataccactagaatgtaccttgtttcttaacataaaaaatgaaccacttgtcttgaatcactgaaatttcagtgaagtagttggattccttgcccctataatatacataactttttttttaccagtgtgtagttattttttgaaaaaagtgcaaaattagtcacaaaatttatcatggggtgtagtaccaccttagcaATAATATTTACAATACATTAAAAAACAGCAGTTTTTAAGTTATAATTTTATTcgcctatatgtgacatgatcaaggggaatgagtcacatgtcgacccaggtcgaaaatgagttttacatatgtttataAAGAGGACCttcagagctttcagaaactgaaaaccccaagttgatatgacttttctttgcgaagatACATcactttatcaatcactgaaaacaatagaaaacaaaagagttttaacactttctttgccaatatctcaaaatcaatgttagcgacatccgactcattccccttgatcgtgtcacatatgattatATCTCAAATCGAGTGAAATGGATATATTTTTGCTTTTTGCATCCAACTCTTCAATTGTTACGGTATTTACTTATATATATGGTCAACATTTGAATACAAACAACACAGAAAATCCCCCTTTTCTTTTTACTTTGGaccataaggcgacgaaaaaaaacccctgttctacgggcggacggacctttcaagtagggtcggtcggtctggctttttttttatgaaatgaccccaaaaatcaccaaaatctgtaaatatttgcaatttgggagagtacaaaaaaaaatgttcctgaaattgtcgaaatttgggTCGATATTCAtttggtcggtcgggcccgtcgaacattgttttcttttttcgttgcctaaagGGACTATTTTTGTAATTTCTTATTAAACAAGGTTAAAAACAAATCCCTCTGAGGTAAATATTGCTCTGCCCCTTTATTGCCATGCTGCTGACAAGTTTATTGTTGTATCAAATCAACCTCATCATCATTTTCTTCATTCCCAATTTCCATGGCAGCTACATTCATTTGCATCATATTATCAACCACTTGATCAATCATTTCAATCGTCCCTTCCCTAGGGTTTGGCAACGCATATAACAATCGTTTCCAAAACAGTGGATCGTGCCTTTCCAAATAGGTGTTCATAGATACAAAAGTCTGCATGTCTCTGTCCATCTTGTCCTTAGCGACCTCCTCCATACAAACAACGATGATGCGATTCTTGTGCTCGCGTAAAAATTGGCTGTGAGCCACTTTGAACTCGTAAAGGCACCATTCGCTGTCAAGGTAATTATTTGAAAGCACAACGATGATCCGCTTACAAGATTCGATGGCGTTGACAATGTTGTTTGCAATAGCTTCGCCAACGAGGAAGTCTCTCTGATGGATGCACGCTTTGTACGGTGGCACACGGTCTTCCAGTTTCTTCAGAAGTTCGAATACGACATATTGGTAGTCGTCACTGCTGTAAGATATAAATACATCGTAGACTTTATCCTCTTCCTCGTCTTTCTGTAATGTATGCCTGAAATCAAAGTAGCTGTACAGCAGTACCTGTATCTCAAGTTTGAATCGAATGGTAACGATGATCGATAGAGCCACAACTAGGAGTACAGCAAGACATACGGCAATGATAGTGGCAACTCTTTGTCGTGTGGGACACATGAAATCTTCATCCTCGAAGAATGCCACAGCGCCTGTTAAGTTCTGTGGCGTTGTGCAGTTTATGTTACTAACATCCATGGAATTGTTTTTTGACATCTCTTGCAACCATGCTTTCAACCACAGGAGACTGCAGTTACACTGCAGCGGATTATGTTGAAGCGTGGCGGTTTTCAAAGATGGCATTCCGTCAAAGACGCCCTCGGGAATGGTGCGTAACTTGTTATCATCCAACTTTaatatttccaaatttgataGATCAGCAAAACTACCAGGCTGTAGacttgttattgtattgttgcgCTTGTCAAGTACGCTTAATTTGTTCAACCCACTGAACACACCTGATGGGATATTGCTGATGCCGTTTGACCACAGGCCAAGTTGAAGTAAATTGGGCATGTTTGTGAAGCCTCCAGGTTGAAGCTTATAGATGTGGTTGGCTTCCAAGTGCAGTTCAGTGGTATCATGCGGTAGGTCATTGGGTACCCGAGTCAGATTTTTGTTATCACAAAGCGTAATATTTGCTAAAGTATCTGCTTGCTGATAGCATTGGCATGGATAGGGACAATAAGAGTTCCTTGCACAAAAGAAATCGTCATGGGTTAGACTTGCAATGTTGACACACAATCCCCATAAACTCCAGGAGCATTGTGGGTAGTTTGATTGGACGAGTATATTGCCTGGAATACTGCACAAAAGCTGCTCGTAATTTTTTAAGCGTTGATTAGCGAGAAGGCTGGAGTGAGGCCATGACTCCACGACAAGATCGGGAAAGAGCTCGTCTTTAGTAGGAAACAGTAGCTTGTACATAAGGCAGTcacattgcaaaggattctgggtcaTGATGACAGTCACAGCAGCTTCGTCATCGTTGTTGCCATTAGCAACGTGATTTACTCCTAGAGTTTGGAAGTAGGTGAATCGATTAAAAGATAAATCAAGTGAGTTCAGATGTTCTACCTTGTAGAAAGCAGAATTTTGAATGTGAGATAAGAAGTTTTGTTTTAGATTGAGATAATGTAACATTGGCAAGTTGTTGAATGCTTGGGATGCGATGTAAGCGAGGTGATTATCTGATAGGTCAATATTCTGAAGTGAAGAAAGATGACTAAAAGTATAGCTACTGATGGAAGTCAGCATGTTCTTGTGCAAGTTTATGACTTCGATTTTAGGCATTTCGTTACTGAAGAAATCAACAGGGATTGCAGTGATTCTGTTGACGCCAAAATTGAATAATTTGATGTGACGTCTGGAGCCAGCCGATGTCATGTTAGCAAGAGTGGTAATCTGGTTTCTTTGAGCTGTTATGCTCTCCAAGTTTGGGAGGTTGAGGAACAAGCTGTGGAGGGGGAGTGAGATGGGATATAGTGCTCCGTTGAGTCGGACTTTACGAAGTGAATTCATTCCATGGAATAGGTCATCGGGAACAGATTTCATGAACTCTGTGTTGATAATAATTTCTTCAGCATGTGGTATTCCTTGGAAGGCATTTGGTTCAATGACAGCTAACTGACCCGAGTCGACCTCAAGATGTAAAAGGGTTGATAATCCATCAAATGTTAGGTTATTGAATAAAGTCATGAGTGAATGGCTAATAACTAGGTTCTCCAAGGACGGGAAATTGTCCCAAAAATGCTGCGTTATTTCAGTAAATATGTTGTTGCTGATGTTTAGTGTCTTCAAATTAGCCAGTGGTTGAAATGCTTCTGTTTTAAGCTCAGCCAGGTGGTTTGAGCATAAATCAAGCACTTCCAAATTTGGAACATTAATAAAGGCATAAGAAGGAACAGTTGAAATGTGATTATCAGATAAAAACAGCCGTTTTAAGTGTGGGAATAAAGGAGCATCGGTATTATTATCAATGCCCACTGGAAACTGACTGTTGTTTGAATTGTATATAAGAACTTCAGGGAAAGACTCAAGATTTAACTCCCTTAGTTTTAAAAATTCCAAGTTGTGAAGGTTTCTAAATGCATGCGGTGCAAAGTATGTTGCCGAGTAAGCATTTTGTATGGTCAGAATTCTCAAAGAGGTCAGATCATCCAAATCGTTCTCTTGAATCTGTAAACCCTGACAGCCGTCAATCTTTAGTTCTTGTAAAATAGAGGGCGCTTCTAGGTCGTCCCTCAAATAGCTGCCTACATGCAAACCGTCTGTCGTACTTGAACATATTATGTACAGGTACGTCATCTGCTGCAGGCGTGTATGCTGTATAGCCGGGAAGTCACACACCATCCCATCGATACTGATTTGTTTAGTTTGCGGGTCCAGGGATGTTACATTAGTACATGTGTAAATGGAGTTAGCGGTGACTATACACCCAAAGATGACACTATTGAGCAGGTGAAATTTGATCATGTTGGTATGATGACGTAATGTGATGCAGATAGCTTAACAAAGTAATTGTGGTTCAGAATGTGTGGTGTCTTTGACCGAGCCCAGCTCTCACAGCATTATTCTTGAAGCTGAATTGGTCCGTTCACTGTATggaaataaaaaatgacaaaaaaattgtattataatCATGAAAACTTAACAGGGGGTGGGGGATCCCAGGGGCCTCACAAGGGGGTATCTTTAGTGAACAACTTTCAAAAAGCACCTTAAACGTGTATACATGTAAGCATTGATTTGACAATGCACCTGTATTTCTATCATGCCTTAATAACATTTGGCATTCCCTACAGCAAGTAAGTGTCAATTTTCTGGACTAGACCACATTTAAGACACAAATCTGTGATTATACAactggaaaaatatttaaaaaggtcAGAAAGTCAGACCGACTTTTGAAGTAGGGTCGGTTAgtcaggtgggttttttttttcttttctttttttctggaaAGCTAAATAATGACGAAAATTTTGGCAAAAGCttgaaacaaaatttgaaatattttaaagttaaaatcaatacattttggggaaaaaaagcaTGTTTATCTTACATGATTtcagcaaaatttaaaaaacctcACGTAAAATCTGGGTCGATTggctgatttcaggaaattttacttggATGATCCTGTACAGGTGATAataggcaaagtacatttttcaggatttttttttccgtttcaggattttttgacaacactgactggcatctctggatTAGAAGAGATGTAACTTTGTTTTTGCATCTTTTCCAGTCTGAACCAACTGGTTTTCTGGCAATATCAACATAGTCATTATTGTGCTACAAAATAATGTAGATATTGCTGCAAAGAGAGCTCTCAAACGccattaaaaatagtcacaaaaaaaACCCCTGTAGATgcaatttaaatgtctaacttctgTAATCCAGGAAGTCAACTTTGCCTTCCtttcacagttgtttgatgtggtcatttgtgacccggcagcacaaacgagccgtaaattccctaaattgtattctgagttatggtgtaaaatgtgtacgaaggtcgtattcatcggtcactaaagctggcggcgacatctgtcttattttgatagtcacaacaccaatcaataatcctattattgaagtggataataagctatagaacttttaataactctggtctttgtttgcttttgctaaatccttttcaagtggtgggttatttgtataggtatgcataaccaacaattaacaatgagagaaccttcttaaacctcgttgacttggggatgatttgaaatgaccgccaattatgactgtttgatatttattgccagcaatgtggaaaaagagacacacatagaaacgaaaaaagctataattttgttgaaggagtttaactaaccataactccgcttctggatatcgtttgaagtcaaatgatataccattttaagtttatgatgtttatttttaaacacgaaataaaacaaaattgaccggggaggaatttacggctcattcgccgtggacggtcacatttattaatttttctaacaaaaacaTTATTCAATTCTAGACTTGGACAAAGCCAACAACAGCTACATGTATCacactaatatatatatatatattgaagcTATTTGTAAGATAGATtttcatttctatatcaaattattcaaaattgtttgctattttgtggtaagttttattctataaactgtccatttgtgtgcaaattaatATCAAAGAATAGCAACACTGATCTGCTAATCTGCAATTATCAACATTAGGCTTTGAAATTAGCTTAATTATGAATTCTACTTCGCCATTATGCAATTATCAAATTATCAGTtaaatttccatcaaattttatttttataataatagAAAATATTAGACCCATATTGCATTATGATTTACTTTGAAGGACCCTTTGTGGGTCTTTTACCAATTGGGATTTTTTCAATGGAAATCACCTTGATTTATAAATCTCAAATTTTCACATATTAAAAAATTTGTTAATTCAAGATTTTACATcaacaatattttgcatttttagtgACAGTTTTTCACATAAAAGAACTGCCAAAGAAGGTAATGAGCCACTTTGATTGACCGTAGCAGAGATCTGATTTTATAAATTCTAAAATATtaacttagattttttttttaaataataaaaaaacccagTAATTTCCCTGCTCCTTACTTTATAATGTACTTACCACTGATAGTACTACAACTAGTAGGGTAGGCTTGTATGTCTTCAGAAGTGTGCCAACCATGTCACTGGTAGATCTACGTGTATCTTGTCTCATCCTACACAAACACAGGAAGTTGTCATAGATTCTACTATTTCCCAAAGTGGGTTTAGTTTACTTCTACACGTGGTGATATGGGGGGAGGGACTTCCTCTGTGTAGGATTGGAGTGTGCAATCCAATAATGGAGTGAATATTGTGAAAATGAACTAATGATTGACAATCAATAACCACAGATTTTGCAATGTGTGAACTTGCTACATTATTATACAATAGGTTACACCATCTCACTTCCCCGGTTACACCTAATGTGGCCACTACATAAACTTGGCTGGCAGTGATCGACCTGTGTGGTGACTTATGGTATTATTGGCCTAGTTAAGTGAACTTGATCTGATCAACTTGTAACTTGATCCTACCTAGGGATTTTATCTGTGTAGCCATGGTAACTAGATTCATGCAGTGGACATGTATGAGGTtgccagtttgttttgatgtgaAGTGTGGGTGATCGAGTGGCTGATGTTGAGGAGACATGTGGCTATGGAACATGGGGAGGTGGACCAAGCCAAATTTTGTTGATGACATGTTGAGGAGGGAGGGGGCAGAGTGAGTGGGGATTCCCTTCTTGGAGTCcgaattttaggtccattttaaGAAGTAACAATTTGACCATCCAGGTCTTTCTCAGAGGATGCTTTAAGGAAGCCCGATCATGCACTGTatatgtaaaagtgttatcacgggagtttcaactgccactttacttttcaaatcccattgaattctgtgcgaaagatgttgtttaagaattgtgtgtgtgccattattacttggtcgatttcagaacaaaagtgatgtacatgtatgcacaaaggataattcacgacttctgtagataacataaaatgtgaaatcgaccaacattttgaatgtgttttttgtctcgcctgataaggcaggagactatataatcacttttccgtatttgtgggggtgtgtggatCCATGATTTCAAACCAAGGCGGATGCTCTACTGAGATCAGGCGTCGCATAGCAATggcaaaacatcaatgtgcacCATGCACAAGTTATGGAAGGACAGAAGCATCAGCAAGTCAACAAAGATTAGACTTGTCTCCACTTTGATTTTCCCGATCGCAACATATAAGCGTGTGAAACGTGGGTGATCAATGCGGCAGATCAAAGAAGGATTGAAgtgtttgagatgtggtgctggaGAAAACTTCTATGCATCCCATGGACCGCCAAAAGAACAAATGAGAGTGTTCGGCATGAAATAGGAGAGAAAGTCTCACTCATCAACTCAGTGAGGAAACAGAAGTTACAGTATTTTGGACATGTTGCCAGGCGAGAAGGAGTCAATCTAGAGAAATGATAATGTTCGGAAAAGTTGAGGGGAAGAGAAGCAGAGGAAGACAGAGACTCAGGTGGACAGATGGAATTGTTTCGttaaccaaaatgtcaatttacagcTGTTACACCAAAGCACAAGATCGACATGAGTGGAGAAACTTCATCAGAAAGGTCACGAATACTCAGATATGAGTAGATTGGCGACGACGacgtgtgtgtatgtgacaaatttggttaaagttttggttaaagtttgccttccgcctattttctcggagattaagagtcgcacgttcctcaaacttggtgggtgggtgcatcgtgacccgagacagaaccggtttgtattggttagtgggtcaaggccactgaggtcatctaggggtcatctgaggtcaaattagtaaaaactgtcgtatggccatgaaacttggtgggtgcagtcaatattttaaagccaaattttggaaggtcatttcaaggtcaccaggggtcatctgaggtcaaattagtagaaactgtcgtatggccataaaacttggtgggtgcagtcaagatttaaagccaaatttttggaaggtcatttcaaggtcaccagtaaaaactgttgtatgggcacttGATGCAGGAAttccaaataattataattaacattCACTTTTTTCCATATCGCCAATAACACTTCCATTACAAGGTTCATCGCATAAGCAGGCAATTACAAAAGCAAgtggtcgcgaaagcaggcgagactcgtggttcgagaaccgccttgtattgtaaatatatcagtccaaattcaaatttaaccatgtacgtctatgcagtgggcaagcagtggtgtcatgttcactcacacagctgtgctaaccacaagttgaccccagtggagtgctgggtagtgcttaaatcatcctctgggtcttTCTGTTCAAAGATGTATTGCTATGTCCTTTACTTATAAGCGGTGGTGTGTACTCCAGGAATGAATTATGAAATACTCAGGACTTTAAACATTTTTAACAGCTGTGTCAAATGCACAATATGGCCATGGTCTACATGTACCTGTAAGAGCAAAATGATGACTGAGACTAGTTAAAGCTAGATTGTAACATTTCTGTACAAAATAGATTGATCTTTCTTTTCCATAAGatgttagcttttattgtcactagatataaatgtcatcttttaattttgagcccaacaactgaagtaaagcaaagaaaataagtcttgatttttgcagggtatgttagtttaatgaaGTACatcagtgttgccagtcttcaggaaatttcctgatttcaggaaattctACTTGGATGATCCTTTACAAATGTATGCGAAGTACATTTTTTAGGacattttttgccatttcaggatttttgacaacactgactggcatctctgttaacattacaatcatgcaaaaaacagaattttgaaaagttttgagggcgtcctcctcagcaaatgttacaatattggaATTAGATAATAGTAATTAtattataaatgtgttattttgtattaaatattaaacaattttccaaattcctTATCATTCAACAGGCCAAGCAAACAGCCAGGGTGTAAACTAATCATATCACCCCTTGCAAGAGCTGGGAAGTCAAACAAAGAGAACACCGCCATTACGCTAGCTCCTGAGACACCAGAAGATGAACAGGGAACCAGACAAAGAATCAGGCCCAGAAAGGGACAAAAGTGTACAGGAAATAAGGAAGTGGAACACACTCCAAAATTGTTTTCTTCTGATAGCGAGGATGGACTACGTAAAGTTGTGGGCAGAAAGGCACTTATGCAAGTGGTTAGTAAATTTATCTTGTGTATGAAAagttatatttagagaataaaggtattgtttttagccgctgttgtgcatctatcgtctcatataacatgggcgacatcatttATTTTAACcctacgccaaaaataatgatgtgtaTTATATTagatgatagatgcacaacagcggctaaaaatAATACATTTATTCTCATTTCTTTAACACTTCAattcatataaaaataataatcataagtataccaaatttttatcaaattatcatacattttacaaggaacttacctacatgta
The Amphiura filiformis chromosome 3, Afil_fr2py, whole genome shotgun sequence DNA segment above includes these coding regions:
- the LOC140147894 gene encoding uncharacterized protein, giving the protein MIKFHLLNSVIFGCIVTANSIYTCTNVTSLDPQTKQISIDGMVCDFPAIQHTRLQQMTYLYIICSSTTDGLHVGSYLRDDLEAPSILQELKIDGCQGLQIQENDLDDLTSLRILTIQNAYSATYFAPHAFRNLHNLEFLKLRELNLESFPEVLIYNSNNSQFPVGIDNNTDAPLFPHLKRLFLSDNHISTVPSYAFINVPNLEVLDLCSNHLAELKTEAFQPLANLKTLNISNNIFTEITQHFWDNFPSLENLVISHSLMTLFNNLTFDGLSTLLHLEVDSGQLAVIEPNAFQGIPHAEEIIINTEFMKSVPDDLFHGMNSLRKVRLNGALYPISLPLHSLFLNLPNLESITAQRNQITTLANMTSAGSRRHIKLFNFGVNRITAIPVDFFSNEMPKIEVINLHKNMLTSISSYTFSHLSSLQNIDLSDNHLAYIASQAFNNLPMLHYLNLKQNFLSHIQNSAFYKVEHLNSLDLSFNRFTYFQTLGVNHVANGNNDDEAAVTVIMTQNPLQCDCLMYKLLFPTKDELFPDLVVESWPHSSLLANQRLKNYEQLLCSIPGNILVQSNYPQCSWSLWGLCVNIASLTHDDFFCARNSYCPYPCQCYQQADTLANITLCDNKNLTRVPNDLPHDTTELHLEANHIYKLQPGGFTNMPNLLQLGLWSNGISNIPSGVFSGLNKLSVLDKRNNTITSLQPGSFADLSNLEILKLDDNKLRTIPEGVFDGMPSLKTATLQHNPLQCNCSLLWLKAWLQEMSKNNSMDVSNINCTTPQNLTGAVAFFEDEDFMCPTRQRVATIIAVCLAVLLVVALSIIVTIRFKLEIQVLLYSYFDFRHTLQKDEEEDKVYDVFISYSSDDYQYVVFELLKKLEDRVPPYKACIHQRDFLVGEAIANNIVNAIESCKRIIVVLSNNYLDSEWCLYEFKVAHSQFLREHKNRIIVVCMEEVAKDKMDRDMQTFVSMNTYLERHDPLFWKRLLYALPNPREGTIEMIDQVVDNMMQMNVAAMEIGNEENDDEVDLIQQ